The Synchiropus splendidus isolate RoL2022-P1 chromosome 8, RoL_Sspl_1.0, whole genome shotgun sequence genome has a window encoding:
- the clmpb gene encoding CXADR-like membrane protein encodes MSAIVGSLCVVLVSLLSVDAQTEMKKVVGDNATLPCHHQLPSSNSLDIEWLLQKPNSKQKVIITFFGGHIYFNEATGSEASRLSFAGDYLRGDTSLLISDLAEDDSGEYYCKVKTGGKYHWTQVNLVVLVKPSKPICWMDGKPSEGSDVKLNCKSSDGSEPINYKWERVLERGKSLGKLPNLALIDLKNPEIVTLRNLTMDSTGVYRCTASNDVGEENCTIEVPMERERKVGEIVGGVVGFTAPVLVLTLLTWLVRLIFRKKEKKKYEEEETPNEIREDAEAPKAKLVKPNSLSSSRSGSSRSGASSTQSMVHNSIQRGHRPRPPPAVAALKENGQPPGFPQSPPAYTTVVSSKTPEPPVTPKYGSRNMSGPTPPTLMVPAQTKAFQTV; translated from the exons TTCTAGTCAGCCTGCTGTCAGTCGATGCCCAGACGGAGATGAAGAAGGTCGTCGGGGACAACGCCACCCTGCCGTGTCACCACCAATTGCCGTCGTCCAACTCTCTGGATATCGAGTGGCTGCTGCAGAAGCCCAACTCCAAGCAGAAAGTG ATCATCACCTTTTTTGGCGGCCATATTTACTTCAACGAGGCAACGGGCAGCGAGGCCAGTCGCCTGTCCTTCGCTGGCGACTACCTGCGCGGCGACACCTCGCTGCTGATCAGCGACTTGGCGGAGGATGACTCCGGAGAGTACTACTGCAAAGTCAAGACTGGGGGGAAGTACCACTGGACCCAAGTCAATCTCGTGGTCCTCG TCAAACCATCCAAGCCAATCTGCTGGATGGATGGCAAACCCTCGGAAGGCAGTGACGTCAAGCTCAACTGCAAGTCCAGCGACGGATCCGAACCCATCAACTACAAGTGGGAGCGGGTGCTGGAGAGAGGCAAGAGCCTGGGAAAACTGCCAAATCTGGCCCTGATAG ATCTGAAGAACCCTGAGATTGTGACTCTAAGGAACCTGACCATGGACAGCACAGGCGTCTACAGGTGCACCGCCAGCAATGACGTCGGAGAGGAAAACTGCACCATCGAGGTCCCAATGGAAC GTGAACGAAAAGTTGGTGAGATCGTAGGTGGAGTGGTGGGTTTTACTGCCCCTGTCCTCGTCCTCACGTTGCTCACCTGGCTCGTCCGGCTCATCTTCcggaaaaaggagaagaagaagtacGAAGAAGAGGAAACTCCCAATGAAATCAG GGAAGATGCAGAGGCCCCCAAGGCAAAGCTGGTGAAACCCaactccctctcttcctcccgctCCGGTAGCTCGCGCTCCGGTGCGTCCTCCACCCAGTCCATGGTGCACAACAGCATCCAGCGCGGTCACCGCCCTCGCCCGcctcctgctgttgctgctctgaAGGAAAATGGGCAGCCGCCCGGTTTCCCCCAGTCGCCACCAGCCTACACCACAGTGGTCTCTTCCAAGACACCGGAGCCCCCGGTCACCCCCAAGTACGGCTCCAGGAACATGTCTGGGCCCACACCACCTACCCTCATGGTCCCTGCTCAGACCAAGGCCTTTCAGACTGTGTAG